Proteins found in one Campylobacter lari genomic segment:
- the crcB gene encoding fluoride efflux transporter CrcB yields the protein MISTILAVGFGGFLGAISRMLTSSFFNKIIPHDFPYGTLLVNIIGSFLMGLFFSYANSKGVHIFTKSLISTGFLSAFTTFSTFSYENLLFLQSDDYFHFFLNIILNVILCLLAVWIGFLIFK from the coding sequence TTGATTAGCACGATTTTAGCTGTAGGTTTTGGTGGCTTTTTAGGAGCCATATCCAGAATGCTTACTAGTAGCTTTTTTAATAAAATCATTCCGCATGATTTTCCCTATGGCACTTTACTTGTCAATATTATAGGTTCTTTTTTAATGGGCTTGTTTTTTTCTTATGCAAACTCTAAAGGTGTGCATATTTTTACTAAAAGTTTAATTAGTACGGGTTTTTTAAGTGCTTTTACGACTTTTTCAACTTTTTCTTATGAAAATTTGCTATTTTTGCAAAGTGACGATTATTTTCACTTTTTTCTAAATATTATTTTGAATGTTATCCTTTGTCTTTTGGCAGTGTGGATTGGTTTTTTAATTTTTAAATAA
- a CDS encoding lysophospholipid acyltransferase family protein → MKIYQRFKALIFWIEFILSIIFLCIAFLLLQSQEKIWKIRKIWSKLQKYIINYKIQTQGSIHPQANLLLINHQSLLDIVVLEDLYPRNISWIAKKELGELPIFKTLIKKPKIICIDRSPKGLVKLLKEAKERLKEGRVLAIFPEGTRSKTQKLLKFKVGAKILSEKLNLKVQPVVIVDSAKILDTQKFSANSGILKVVFLDLVDISKDDWLEQTREKMQAILDNERSQA, encoded by the coding sequence GTGAAGATTTATCAAAGATTTAAAGCTTTAATATTTTGGATTGAATTTATTTTATCTATTATATTTTTATGTATTGCTTTTTTATTATTACAATCACAAGAAAAAATTTGGAAAATCAGAAAAATATGGTCAAAATTACAAAAATATATAATAAATTATAAAATTCAAACCCAAGGTTCTATACATCCTCAAGCTAATTTACTTTTAATCAATCACCAAAGCTTGCTAGACATAGTTGTTTTAGAGGATTTATACCCAAGGAACATATCTTGGATAGCTAAAAAAGAATTAGGTGAACTCCCTATTTTTAAAACTTTGATTAAAAAACCTAAAATTATTTGTATAGATAGAAGCCCAAAAGGTCTAGTAAAACTTTTAAAAGAAGCCAAAGAAAGATTAAAAGAAGGTAGAGTTTTAGCTATTTTTCCAGAAGGCACAAGGTCTAAAACTCAAAAGCTTTTAAAATTTAAAGTCGGAGCTAAAATTTTAAGTGAAAAGCTTAATCTAAAAGTCCAACCTGTGGTAATTGTTGATTCAGCTAAAATTTTAGATACACAAAAATTTAGTGCAAATAGCGGTATTTTAAAAGTAGTATTTCTTGATCTTGTTGATATAAGTAAAGATGACTGGCTTGAACAAACTAGAGAAAAAATGCAAGCAATTTTAGATAATGAAAGGTCGCAAGCTTGA
- the purQ gene encoding phosphoribosylformylglycinamidine synthase subunit PurQ, whose translation MKVAIIRFPGTNCEFDTAYAFEKLGVKTEIIWHERQDFSADLIVLPGGFSYGDYLRCAAIAKLAPAMKTLKEHTQKGGYVLGICNGFQILLELGLLKGAMKHNNNLSFISKMQALQVVSNNNAFLKNFQKNDIVELPIAHGEGNYFNSDDGIKMLEDKDMILLRYIKNPNGSLSDIAGICDENKKIFGLMPHPERMCDDILGSKVGLKMFEGFLNC comes from the coding sequence ATGAAAGTAGCCATTATTCGTTTTCCTGGAACTAATTGTGAGTTTGATACAGCTTATGCTTTTGAAAAACTAGGTGTAAAAACTGAAATTATTTGGCATGAGAGACAAGATTTTAGTGCAGATTTAATTGTTTTACCAGGTGGATTTTCTTATGGAGATTATTTAAGATGTGCGGCTATTGCAAAACTTGCTCCTGCTATGAAAACACTTAAAGAACATACACAAAAAGGTGGCTATGTCCTAGGTATTTGCAATGGCTTTCAAATTTTATTAGAACTTGGTCTTTTAAAAGGAGCTATGAAACATAATAATAATTTAAGTTTTATTTCTAAAATGCAAGCATTACAAGTAGTATCAAACAATAATGCTTTTTTGAAAAATTTCCAAAAAAATGACATTGTAGAATTACCTATCGCCCATGGAGAAGGAAATTATTTCAATAGTGATGATGGTATTAAAATGCTAGAAGATAAAGATATGATCTTGTTAAGATATATCAAGAATCCAAATGGCTCTTTAAGCGATATAGCTGGAATTTGCGATGAAAATAAAAAAATCTTTGGACTTATGCCACATCCTGAAAGAATGTGTGATGATATACTTGGCTCAAAAGTAGGACTTAAAATGTTTGAAGGATTTTTAAATTGCTAA
- the purS gene encoding phosphoribosylformylglycinamidine synthase subunit PurS has translation MKVIVNITLKNGVLDPQGKAIEKALHSLDFNNIANVKTSKQISFDMACDDKEEALKQVDLMCKELLANTVIEDYEIIL, from the coding sequence ATGAAAGTAATTGTAAATATCACACTAAAAAATGGGGTTTTAGATCCTCAAGGCAAAGCCATAGAAAAGGCTTTGCATTCTTTAGATTTTAATAACATAGCAAATGTTAAAACCTCAAAACAAATTAGTTTTGATATGGCTTGTGATGATAAAGAAGAAGCTTTAAAACAAGTTGATTTAATGTGTAAAGAATTACTTGCAAATACAGTAATAGAAGATTATGAGATAATATTATGA
- the purC gene encoding phosphoribosylaminoimidazolesuccinocarboxamide synthase, which translates to MTTKLDLLYEGKGKKMFKTDDDNLLITEFKDDLTAFNAEKKGNEAGKGALNCKISTEIFHLLEKEGIKTHLVETISDKEQIVKKCNIIPIEVITRNVATGSLTKRLGIKEGTILPFAVVEFCYKNDDLGDPIINDEHCLILNLVKSEKDLELIKKTARHINSILVKFFESKGLRLIDFKLEFGIDSEGNMILADEISPDSCRFWDSKTNEKLDKDRFRQDLGNVKMAYEEVLKRILS; encoded by the coding sequence ATGACAACAAAACTGGATCTTTTATATGAGGGAAAGGGTAAAAAAATGTTTAAAACTGATGATGATAATTTACTCATCACAGAATTTAAAGATGATTTAACTGCTTTTAATGCAGAAAAAAAAGGTAATGAAGCAGGAAAAGGCGCATTAAATTGTAAAATTAGTACTGAAATTTTTCATCTTTTAGAAAAAGAAGGTATCAAAACACATCTAGTAGAAACTATCAGCGATAAAGAACAAATTGTTAAAAAATGTAATATTATACCTATTGAAGTTATTACTAGAAATGTAGCTACTGGATCTTTAACGAAAAGATTAGGTATTAAAGAAGGTACAATTTTACCTTTTGCAGTAGTTGAGTTTTGTTACAAAAATGATGACTTAGGTGATCCTATTATCAATGATGAGCATTGTTTGATTTTAAATCTAGTAAAAAGCGAAAAGGATCTAGAATTAATCAAAAAAACTGCAAGGCATATTAATTCTATCTTGGTTAAATTCTTTGAGTCTAAAGGATTAAGACTGATTGATTTTAAATTAGAATTTGGTATTGATAGTGAAGGAAATATGATACTTGCTGATGAAATTAGCCCAGATAGCTGTAGATTTTGGGATAGCAAAACCAATGAAAAATTAGATAAAGATCGCTTTAGGCAAGACTTAGGTAATGTAAAAATGGCCTATGAAGAAGTTTTAAAAAGAATTTTAAGCTAG
- a CDS encoding S41 family peptidase, which produces MKTKRNLIIVASICSLVTASFIFTNLQAKNPAPSEAEKKIEALSKLTRTMSIIEQYYVDDVNYTDLVDKSIAGLLTNLDAHSSFLDEKGYKELKEQTNGEFGGLGFTITQKDGAISVVAPIEGSPADKAGIKTDDIILRINNESTLGMTLNEAVSKMRGEPKTKVTLTIYRKGDAKPFDVGLKRDIIKVDSVYTKLIENENLLYLRVTNFDKNVVDEASKAIKKHSNTKGIILDLRTNPGGILNQAVGLVNLFIDKGVIVSQKGKIESENIEFKANSSKKITNAPLVVLVNGGSASASEIVSGALQDFKRAIIIGEKTFGKGSVQLILPMDEKGKEGLRLTIAKYYLPSGRTIQAVGVSPDIEVFPGKVSKEENHGFEIKESDLKKHLQAELDKIGHEEKKKDNKEGKNIITKEQIDNDIQLKTAIDAIKILNITKGE; this is translated from the coding sequence TTGAAGACAAAAAGAAATCTTATTATCGTAGCTAGCATTTGTAGTTTAGTGACCGCTTCTTTTATTTTTACTAATTTACAAGCTAAAAATCCCGCTCCTAGTGAAGCAGAAAAGAAAATAGAAGCTTTATCTAAACTCACAAGAACCATGTCTATCATAGAGCAATATTATGTTGATGATGTTAATTATACAGATTTAGTTGATAAATCCATTGCAGGTTTGCTAACAAATTTAGATGCTCATTCTTCTTTCTTGGATGAAAAAGGTTATAAAGAGCTTAAAGAGCAAACTAATGGAGAATTTGGTGGACTTGGCTTTACCATTACACAAAAAGATGGAGCAATTAGCGTTGTAGCTCCTATAGAAGGAAGTCCAGCAGATAAAGCAGGCATTAAAACTGATGATATTATCTTAAGAATTAACAATGAATCGACCCTAGGTATGACTTTAAATGAAGCCGTTTCTAAAATGCGTGGAGAACCTAAGACAAAGGTTACTCTAACTATCTATAGAAAAGGTGATGCAAAGCCATTTGATGTCGGTTTAAAAAGAGATATCATAAAAGTAGATAGTGTTTATACAAAATTAATCGAAAATGAAAATTTGCTTTATTTAAGAGTGACTAATTTTGATAAAAATGTCGTAGATGAAGCTAGCAAAGCAATCAAAAAACATTCTAATACAAAAGGAATTATACTAGATCTTAGAACCAACCCAGGAGGCATTTTAAATCAAGCCGTAGGTTTAGTAAATCTTTTTATAGATAAAGGAGTAATTGTCTCACAAAAAGGAAAAATTGAAAGCGAGAATATAGAATTTAAAGCAAATTCTAGTAAAAAAATCACTAACGCGCCTTTAGTAGTGCTTGTAAATGGTGGTAGTGCAAGTGCAAGTGAGATTGTAAGTGGAGCTTTACAAGATTTCAAGCGTGCTATTATCATAGGTGAAAAAACTTTTGGAAAAGGCAGTGTACAACTTATATTGCCTATGGATGAAAAAGGCAAAGAGGGCTTAAGACTTACAATAGCAAAATATTATTTGCCAAGTGGTAGAACCATACAAGCTGTTGGAGTTAGTCCTGATATAGAAGTATTCCCAGGAAAAGTAAGTAAAGAAGAAAATCATGGCTTTGAAATCAAAGAAAGTGATCTAAAAAAACACTTACAAGCTGAACTTGACAAAATCGGACACGAAGAAAAGAAAAAAGATAATAAAGAAGGTAAAAATATCATCACCAAAGAACAAATTGATAATGATATACAGCTAAAAACCGCAATAGACGCAATTAAAATTTTAAACATTACAAAAGGAGAATAA
- a CDS encoding ATP-dependent Clp protease ATP-binding subunit, which produces MANIQDFLTDSMLSNIESAISLAIHSKNSEIKPLHLLWALSVDSSSLLNQVFNKLNVSKEVFELEVKSKISSFPTSSNVNKDNIKFSNEFINSLEKAKGLALENKDSYLAVDMWLVSESTSGVVKELLSKFVDLNEFKKELEFIRAGAKIETKTSDETLDSLSKFGIDLTMKAKNNELDPVIGREEEIQRLMQILIRKTKNNPILLGEPGVGKTAVVEALAQRIVKKDVPTSLQNKKVIALDMSALIAGAKYRGEFEDRLKAVVNEVIKHKNIILFIDEIHTIVGAGANEGSMDAANILKPALARGELHTIGATTLKEYRKYFEKDAALQRRFQPVNVAEPSVNEALAMLRGIKEKLEIHHNVTINDSALVAATKLSKRYIANRFLPDKAIDLIDEAAAELKMQIESEPNSLRKVRKQIESLEVENEALKMEENEANEKRLEEIKKELANLKEEQIKLNAKFENEKAVFNSISAKKKEIDTLKNEAILAKNKGDFQKAAEIEYGKILECEKEVLNLEEKWKQMTQEGVLLKNQVDDDLVAGILSKWTGISVQKMLTSEKQKYLHIQEYLQESVVGQDEALSALAKAIKRNKAGLNQATKPIGSFLFLGPTGVGKTESAKALAKFLFDDEKAMVRFDMSEFMEKHSVSRLLGAPPGYIGHEEGGELTEAVRRKPYSVILFDEVEKAHKDVFNILLGILDDGRATDSKGVTVDFTNTIIILTSNIGANFIMELKGEEREKAIKEALRSFFRPEFLNRLDDIITFNPLGESEAEKIVKLLFNTLQKSLENRGIKASLSDNAASLIAKVGFDVDFGARPLKRALYDMVEDKLSDMILSDELNENDEIVIDSKNDEIIIVRQ; this is translated from the coding sequence ATGGCAAATATACAAGATTTTTTAACAGACTCTATGCTTTCAAATATAGAAAGTGCGATTTCTTTGGCCATTCATTCTAAGAATAGTGAAATAAAACCTTTGCATTTATTATGGGCTTTGAGTGTTGATAGTTCAAGTTTGCTAAATCAAGTTTTTAATAAATTAAATGTTTCTAAAGAGGTATTTGAGTTAGAAGTAAAAAGTAAAATTTCATCTTTTCCTACTAGTTCAAATGTAAATAAAGATAATATTAAATTTTCAAATGAATTTATTAATTCTTTAGAAAAAGCAAAAGGCTTGGCTTTAGAAAACAAAGATAGTTATTTAGCTGTGGATATGTGGCTTGTTTCAGAAAGTACGAGCGGGGTTGTTAAGGAGCTTTTATCTAAATTTGTAGATTTAAATGAGTTTAAAAAAGAATTAGAATTTATTAGAGCAGGAGCTAAAATAGAAACCAAAACAAGTGATGAAACGCTTGATTCTTTGTCTAAATTTGGTATTGATTTGACTATGAAAGCTAAAAACAATGAACTTGATCCTGTCATAGGCAGGGAAGAAGAAATTCAAAGATTAATGCAAATTTTAATCAGAAAAACTAAAAATAATCCTATTTTATTAGGTGAGCCAGGAGTAGGTAAAACTGCTGTAGTAGAAGCTTTAGCACAAAGAATAGTAAAAAAAGATGTTCCTACTTCATTGCAAAATAAAAAAGTCATAGCTTTGGATATGAGCGCTTTAATAGCAGGAGCAAAATACAGAGGTGAATTTGAAGATAGATTAAAAGCTGTTGTAAATGAAGTAATAAAACATAAAAACATAATTTTATTTATAGATGAAATTCACACCATTGTAGGTGCAGGTGCAAATGAAGGGAGTATGGATGCAGCAAATATTTTAAAACCTGCTTTAGCAAGAGGTGAGCTTCATACTATAGGCGCTACAACCTTAAAAGAATATAGAAAATATTTTGAAAAAGACGCTGCTTTACAAAGAAGATTTCAACCTGTAAATGTAGCTGAACCTAGCGTAAATGAAGCTTTGGCTATGCTTAGAGGTATAAAAGAAAAATTAGAAATTCATCATAATGTAACTATCAATGATAGTGCTTTAGTGGCAGCTACAAAACTATCTAAGCGTTATATAGCTAATAGATTTTTACCTGATAAGGCGATTGATTTAATTGATGAGGCCGCAGCAGAATTAAAAATGCAAATAGAAAGTGAGCCAAATTCTTTAAGAAAGGTTAGAAAGCAAATTGAAAGCTTGGAAGTAGAAAATGAAGCTTTAAAAATGGAAGAAAATGAAGCTAATGAAAAAAGACTAGAAGAGATTAAAAAAGAATTAGCAAATTTAAAAGAAGAGCAAATCAAACTTAATGCTAAATTTGAAAATGAAAAGGCAGTATTTAATAGTATAAGTGCAAAGAAAAAAGAAATTGATACTTTAAAAAATGAAGCTATTTTAGCTAAAAATAAAGGAGATTTCCAAAAAGCTGCTGAAATAGAATATGGCAAAATTTTAGAGTGCGAAAAAGAGGTATTAAATTTAGAAGAAAAATGGAAACAAATGACCCAAGAAGGAGTTTTGCTTAAAAATCAAGTAGATGATGATTTAGTAGCGGGTATTTTAAGTAAATGGACAGGCATTAGTGTGCAAAAAATGCTTACTTCTGAAAAGCAAAAATATTTACACATTCAAGAGTATCTACAAGAAAGCGTCGTAGGGCAAGATGAGGCTTTGAGTGCTTTGGCTAAAGCTATTAAACGTAATAAAGCAGGGCTAAATCAAGCAACTAAGCCTATAGGAAGCTTTTTATTTTTAGGTCCAACTGGAGTAGGTAAGACAGAAAGTGCTAAGGCTTTGGCTAAATTTTTATTTGATGATGAAAAAGCTATGGTGCGTTTTGATATGAGTGAATTTATGGAAAAACACAGCGTATCAAGACTTTTAGGTGCACCCCCAGGATATATAGGGCATGAAGAAGGCGGAGAATTAACTGAAGCTGTTAGAAGAAAGCCTTATAGCGTGATTTTGTTTGATGAAGTAGAAAAAGCTCATAAAGATGTATTTAATATACTTTTGGGAATTTTAGATGATGGTAGGGCTACAGATAGTAAAGGTGTAACGGTTGATTTTACTAATACTATTATTATTTTAACTTCTAATATTGGTGCAAATTTTATTATGGAGCTAAAGGGTGAAGAAAGAGAAAAGGCTATCAAAGAAGCCCTTAGAAGTTTTTTTAGACCCGAGTTTTTAAATCGTTTAGATGATATTATCACTTTTAATCCTTTAGGGGAAAGCGAAGCTGAAAAAATAGTTAAATTGCTTTTTAATACCTTGCAAAAAAGTCTTGAAAATAGAGGTATCAAGGCAAGTTTGAGTGACAATGCTGCTAGTTTAATAGCAAAGGTTGGTTTTGATGTAGATTTTGGTGCAAGACCATTAAAAAGAGCTTTATATGATATGGTAGAAGATAAATTAAGTGATATGATATTATCAGATGAGCTAAATGAGAATGATGAGATTGTTATAGATTCTAAAAATGATGAGATTATCATTGTTAGACAATAA
- a CDS encoding [NiFe] hydrogenase, small subunit — translation MSDLDIFNRRLDALEKLPLLKNEISISKALEQSGFSRRDFMKWASAMTAFLALPASFTPVVARAAELSDRLPVIWLHMAECTGCSESLLRTDAPTIDSLIFDHISLEYHETIMNAAGWQAEHNLEAAMEKYKGRYILMVEGGIPTGSTENFLTIGPHGKTGKQIAQQACDNALAIFAIGTCSAFGGIQAARPNPSNAVSLSKVTNKTVINVPGCPPSEKNIIGNVIHYILYQTLPALDAYNRPKWAYALRIHDLCERRGRFDAGEFVQQFGDEGAKKGYCLYKVGCKGPYTFNNCSKERFNQHTSWPVQAGHGCIGCSEPDFWDTMGPFEEVMAGRLFDTVYGLGADSISDKIGIGVLCVTGVAVAAHAVIASLEKNKD, via the coding sequence ATGAGTGATTTAGATATTTTTAATCGCCGTTTAGACGCATTAGAAAAACTTCCTCTTTTGAAAAATGAGATTTCTATTTCTAAAGCCTTAGAACAATCAGGTTTTTCAAGAAGAGATTTTATGAAATGGGCTAGTGCAATGACTGCATTTTTAGCATTGCCTGCTAGTTTTACTCCAGTAGTTGCAAGAGCTGCTGAGCTTAGTGATAGGCTTCCAGTTATTTGGCTTCATATGGCCGAGTGTACAGGGTGTTCTGAGAGTTTATTAAGAACTGATGCTCCTACTATAGATAGTTTGATTTTTGATCACATTTCTTTAGAGTATCATGAAACTATAATGAATGCCGCAGGTTGGCAAGCTGAACATAATCTTGAAGCTGCTATGGAAAAATATAAAGGTAGATATATCTTAATGGTAGAAGGTGGCATACCAACAGGTTCTACAGAAAACTTTTTAACCATAGGACCACACGGTAAAACAGGTAAGCAAATAGCACAGCAAGCTTGTGATAATGCTTTGGCTATTTTTGCTATAGGTACCTGTTCAGCTTTTGGTGGTATTCAAGCTGCTAGACCTAATCCAAGTAATGCTGTAAGCTTAAGTAAAGTTACAAATAAAACAGTTATTAATGTGCCAGGTTGTCCTCCAAGTGAGAAAAATATTATAGGTAATGTGATTCATTATATATTGTATCAAACATTACCAGCGCTTGATGCTTATAATAGACCAAAATGGGCTTATGCTTTAAGAATTCATGATCTTTGTGAAAGAAGAGGACGCTTTGATGCGGGTGAGTTTGTGCAACAATTTGGCGATGAGGGAGCAAAAAAAGGATATTGTCTTTATAAGGTAGGTTGTAAAGGACCTTATACTTTTAATAACTGCTCAAAAGAAAGATTTAATCAACATACCTCATGGCCAGTACAAGCTGGACATGGTTGTATAGGTTGTTCTGAACCGGATTTTTGGGATACTATGGGGCCTTTTGAAGAAGTGATGGCAGGAAGATTATTTGATACTGTTTATGGTTTGGGTGCTGATAGTATTTCAGATAAAATTGGTATAGGTGTGCTTTGTGTAACAGGTGTTGCTGTTGCTGCACATGCTGTGATTGCTTCATTAGAAAAGAATAAGGATTAA
- a CDS encoding nickel-dependent hydrogenase large subunit, with product MSKRIIIDPLTRIEGHLRVEVVVDENNVIKEAYSGSTLWRGLETIVKGRDPRDAGFLTQRICGVCTFSHYRAGIIAVENALGITPPLNAVLTRTLMNAALYMHDHPVHFYQLHGLDFVDVVSALSADVKKASDEAFKYTDMPYATGADKLLEVQQRLKTFVDKGNLGPFANAYYGHATYRFTPEQNLIALSHYLECLRIQRTIAQAMAIFGAKNPHPQSLTVGGVTCVMDLLNPSRMAEYMTKFQEVADFINRAYYPDLIMAAKAYSKEASVLNDVGVNNFYTEREFQISSDEWLFEGGIIRNGDLSKVEEVDEAKITEEATRAWYADNEALHPYDGKTNPNYTGLIDGESIDDKGNMVHSKVFDTKGKYSWIKAPRYENLPMQVGPLANILVNYAKGNKIVVEAVDSFLKATNLPVKALMSTLGRTGARAIEAKIIADHGLKAFNSLVENLKTDESTCATYVIDKNKEYKGRFMGSAPRGALSHWCRIKNGVIENWQAVVPSTWNASPKDANGVGGSYEQCLIGMKLADVKQPLEVIRAIHSYDPCIACAVHVMDTKGNNLSEYKVNVNL from the coding sequence ATGTCAAAAAGAATTATTATAGATCCACTTACTAGAATAGAAGGACACTTAAGAGTTGAAGTGGTAGTTGATGAAAACAATGTCATCAAAGAAGCATATTCAGGATCAACTTTATGGAGAGGTTTAGAGACTATTGTAAAAGGCCGTGATCCAAGAGATGCAGGCTTTTTAACTCAAAGAATTTGTGGTGTTTGTACTTTTTCGCATTATAGAGCAGGAATTATTGCAGTAGAAAATGCTTTGGGTATTACTCCGCCATTAAATGCAGTTTTAACTAGAACTTTAATGAATGCGGCTTTATATATGCATGATCATCCTGTGCATTTTTATCAACTTCATGGGCTTGATTTTGTTGATGTTGTAAGTGCTTTAAGTGCTGATGTAAAAAAAGCAAGTGATGAAGCGTTTAAATACACTGATATGCCTTATGCAACAGGTGCAGATAAACTTTTAGAAGTGCAACAAAGACTAAAAACTTTTGTAGATAAAGGAAATCTTGGGCCATTTGCAAATGCTTATTATGGACACGCAACTTATCGTTTTACTCCTGAGCAAAACCTTATTGCGCTTTCACATTATTTAGAATGTTTAAGAATTCAAAGAACAATAGCTCAAGCTATGGCGATTTTTGGTGCTAAAAATCCTCATCCACAAAGTTTAACGGTAGGTGGTGTAACTTGTGTTATGGATCTTTTAAACCCATCAAGAATGGCTGAATATATGACTAAATTTCAAGAGGTGGCTGATTTTATTAATCGTGCTTATTATCCGGATTTAATCATGGCAGCAAAAGCTTATTCTAAAGAAGCAAGCGTGTTAAATGATGTAGGAGTAAATAACTTCTATACTGAAAGAGAATTCCAAATTTCAAGTGATGAGTGGTTGTTTGAAGGTGGTATTATTAGAAATGGTGATTTGAGTAAGGTTGAAGAAGTAGATGAAGCTAAAATCACTGAAGAAGCTACAAGAGCTTGGTATGCAGACAATGAAGCTTTACATCCTTATGATGGTAAAACTAATCCAAACTATACAGGCTTAATTGATGGTGAAAGCATTGATGATAAAGGCAATATGGTTCATAGCAAAGTATTTGATACTAAAGGTAAATACAGCTGGATCAAAGCTCCAAGATATGAAAATTTACCTATGCAAGTTGGGCCATTGGCAAATATTTTAGTTAATTATGCCAAGGGTAATAAAATCGTAGTAGAAGCGGTTGATTCATTCTTAAAAGCTACGAATTTACCAGTTAAAGCACTTATGAGTACTTTAGGAAGAACGGGTGCTAGAGCGATTGAAGCTAAAATCATTGCTGATCATGGTTTAAAAGCATTTAATTCTTTGGTTGAAAATTTAAAAACAGATGAAAGTACTTGTGCTACTTATGTAATTGATAAAAATAAAGAATACAAAGGTAGATTTATGGGAAGTGCGCCTCGTGGTGCTTTGAGTCATTGGTGTAGAATTAAAAATGGTGTAATTGAAAATTGGCAAGCAGTAGTACCTTCTACTTGGAATGCAAGTCCAAAAGATGCAAATGGAGTAGGCGGTAGCTATGAGCAATGTCTTATCGGTATGAAACTAGCTGATGTTAAACAACCTTTAGAAGTAATAAGAGCTATTCACTCTTATGATCCTTGTATAGCATGTGCTGTGCATGTAATGGATACTAAGGGTAATAATCTTAGCGAGTATAAAGTAAATGTAAATTTATAA
- the cybH gene encoding Ni/Fe-hydrogenase, b-type cytochrome subunit, giving the protein MDSKHSLKSNRKAEYEFSIGLRFTHWLRAVAIVILVGTGYYISYVFQSPSISSEPTLFMQAKYRMVHQIFGFIMIACVLFKTYLFFFDPKSANERRSIKDIFNVKLWIEQIKFYIFLGKHPHLQGVYNPLQFATYFFFYFVMFGLILTGLILYMHVYHEGLGGFLYNILRPIEVMLGGLADVRTYHRILMWVVLIFVPVHIYMAVFNSVKGKDGALDAIFSGYKFVRENH; this is encoded by the coding sequence ATGGATTCTAAACATTCCTTAAAATCAAATAGAAAGGCTGAATACGAATTTAGTATTGGCCTTCGTTTTACGCATTGGTTAAGAGCGGTTGCAATCGTAATTTTGGTGGGAACTGGATATTATATTTCTTATGTATTTCAATCTCCTTCTATTTCATCTGAACCGACTTTATTTATGCAGGCAAAATACCGCATGGTGCACCAAATTTTTGGCTTTATCATGATAGCTTGTGTGCTTTTTAAAACATATTTGTTCTTTTTTGATCCAAAAAGTGCAAATGAAAGAAGAAGTATTAAAGATATTTTTAATGTAAAATTATGGATAGAGCAGATTAAATTTTACATTTTCCTAGGAAAACACCCGCATTTGCAAGGTGTGTATAATCCTTTGCAATTTGCAACTTATTTTTTCTTTTATTTTGTTATGTTTGGGCTTATTTTAACAGGTCTAATCCTTTATATGCATGTATATCATGAAGGCTTGGGTGGATTTTTATACAATATCTTAAGACCTATTGAGGTAATGTTAGGTGGGTTAGCTGATGTTAGAACTTACCATAGAATTTTAATGTGGGTTGTGTTGATTTTTGTTCCAGTGCATATTTATATGGCTGTGTTTAACTCAGTTAAAGGTAAAGATGGTGCTTTAGATGCCATCTTTAGTGGTTATAAATTTGTAAGAGAAAATCATTGA